The following are encoded together in the Oncorhynchus kisutch isolate 150728-3 linkage group LG8, Okis_V2, whole genome shotgun sequence genome:
- the LOC109885925 gene encoding inactive phospholipid phosphatase 7-like, with translation MPVNQTRSRMRDQNDPINRLEFISLNQPLRNSNEARGTLRRPGSLKRQPSQQQQQQPQNVQQEPLENNTEGRRESVKLPDEDCIQLNPSFKAIAMNSLLAIDICMSKRLGVCAYSHSSWGSVRSMVNLLAITGHGIPWIVGTIICLTRSNTMAGQEVLVNLLLALLLDVMTVAGMQKLVKRKGPWEMTPGLFDYMAMDIYSFPAAHASRAAMVSKFLLSHLVLAVPLRILLVLWAFLAGVSRILLGRHHLTDVGFGFALGYLHFNLVEMVWLPSNTCQTLISIGKLSWIPF, from the exons ATGCCTGTAAATCAGACCAGATCCAGGATGAGAGATCAGAATGACCCGATCAACAGACTGGAGTTTATTTCACTGAACCAGCCTCTCAGAAATAGCAACGAGGCACGGGGGACATTAAGACGGCCTGGTTCACTGAAACGCCAGCCAagccaacagcagcagcagcaacctcAAAATGTGCAGCAGGAGCCACTTGAAAATAACACTGAGGGCCGCAGAGAATCTGTTAAACTTCCAGACGAGGATTGCATACAACTCAACCCCTCGTTTAAGGCCATTGCAATGAACTCTCTTTTGGCGATTGATATATGCATGTCCAAAAGACTTGGGGTTTGCGCATATTCTCACTCCTCATGGGGCAGTGTGCGCTCCATGGTCAACCTGCTTGCAATCACTGGTCATGGCATCCCTTGGATTGTTGGCACAATTATATGTCTCACCAGAAGCAACACAATGGCAGGACAAGAAGTTCTGGTCAATTTGCTTCTTG cgCTTTTACTGGATGTAATGACCGTCGCAGGTATGCAGAAACTCGTGAAGCGCAAAGGACCCTGGGAGATGACACCTGGCCTCTTTGATTACATGGCGATGGACATTTACTCTTTCCCAGCAGCACATGCAAGCCGGGCTGCCATGGTATCCAAGTTCCTTTTGTCACACTTAGTGCTCGCTGTCCCTCTACGCATCTTACTGGTGCTGTGGGCTTTCCTGGCCGGCGTGTCCCGCATCCTTCTTGGCCGCcaccacctgacagatgtgggaTTTGGTTTTGCATTGGGCTATCTCCATTTCAATCTAGTTGAAATGGTGTGGCTGCCCTCCAACACTTGCCAGACTTTAATCTCCATCGGGAAACTCAGTTGGATCCCATTCTAA